CCAAAAACAAAACAAAGGTCAAACCAACTGCTGTCCATTTCCTCATCCTTTACCACCCCTTAACGGCTGACGCCCACATATGCGCAGGCGTCTAAAGATGTACATGTATCGCAGTATATGCACACTACATAGTTATATATTTTTTGGCCGATTGAAAGTTTTACATGCTATTAAACAAAAATCAAATGGGAAACAATGAAAAATATTCAGTAGTAGTACCAGATGGTCCAGTAGTCTTTCGGATCCTCACCGATGCTCTCCAGGTAGTCGAGATACTCCTTAATTGGAACGTCTGGGTAGGTGTAGAGCTTGGTCTCGCTGATGCCCTTCTCCCACGGGTGCATGAGGTATATCCTGCTACCGTCGGGTCTTATTCCGACCAGCTCCCTGTCCTGCCATGCACGGAGGTGGTTCTTGCCCATCCTGGGGACGTTGAAGACGGGCTCGTCCGGCCTGAACTGGCCCGGCAGAAGCCTTGCCTCCTCCTTCCTCTCCTGGACGACCCTGGCTATGGGCACGAGGTAGTCCTTCTGCTCTATCTTGCCCTTTGGATAGAAGGTGTAGTACGGGTCGATGCCCACCTTCTTGAGGGCAATCCTGAGGGCCACGTTCTCAAAACGCCTGCTGACGTTTCTTTGGTATACCAGCTGGTTGTAGATGTATATCCCCTGCTTCCTCAGCTTGTACGTGGCCTCGGCGACCTCAGGGGTTACCTCATAGGCGGTCTCGAAGTGGGTCGAGATGGCGACGTTCCTCTTCCCAGGCTCTATGTATGACCCGAGAATCTCGGCGAGGCTGTCGGTTATTCTCATTGGAACCGTGACTAGTATCCTGGTTCCCCAGCGGATGTTCACGACGTGATCCATCTCCGCAAGGCGGGACATTATCTTGTCGATTATCTTGTCGCTGAGGGCTATGGGGTCTCCGCCGGTTATGAGGACATCCATCATGGAGTCGTGCTCGGCGAACCACTCAAGGGCTTTCTCTATCTTGTCCCATCCCGGGAAGGAGCCGGCCATGAATGGCTCAAGAACCTCCCAGTTCCTCTGACAGTAGACACATATCTGCGGGCAGGTGTCATAGGCCTTGAGGATGGCAATGGTGACGTACCTCCTGGTGACAAGGTCTATCGGGGAGGTATCATGCTCACCCATGAAGTCGAAATAATACTCCCTGTCCTCACGGTGGATTATCATGTTGTCCATGTACCACTCCGGCGGCATTACCTGCCTCCTCACGTGCCTGTCGTATTTGTAAGGCTCCTGAAAGTCCCACAGGTGGAGGTAGTGGGGCGTTATTCCCCAAGGGATGCGGTATTTAACGGCCAACTCGACCTGCCTGAGGTCGTCCTCCGGAACCTTGACTATGCCGAGTTCGTTGAGCTCCCTCAGGGTTTCGAGACCCTTCTCCCTCTTGAGGACGTGGGAGAACTGCCAGCGGTAGTCGAACCACTCGTCCTCGGTTATACCAAAGTACTCCATGAGCTGTTCTCTCTGCTTCTTCCTCTTCTCGATAATCTCCCTGTCGAGGCCGCTCGGGTATTTCTTGAGGTAGCCCCTTATGTAGTCCCATTCCTTGTCAAGGTAGTCCGAACGGGCGAGAGCGGCTTTTCTCCCCTTTATCTTGCTGAAGTCCACGAATTTAATACCTGCCGCTTCAAGCTTTGGTCCGAGCCAGCCTTTGGAGTAGCCGCTGACACCGGCCATAGCTTTGAAGAGGTGCCTGAACTCCTCGACGAAACCCTCCGTAATAATGCTCAGAACGTGCTTGTCTCCCCTAGCGGCTTTCCACAGGTATTCCAGCGTGCTGAAGCCCGCCGCTTTCTCCCCGTATTCGGAGATTATGTTCAGGAAGACGCTGGTGGCTTCGATCCCGAGCCATCTGTCTATGGGATCAACGTTAAATTCTCCGTTCTTGTATTTCCAAAGCAATTCCTCTCCAAATTTGGAAAGTCTTTCACGGGCATCCTCTATAGTGTCGCTGGTGAGCAGTATCTCTTTGATTTCAGGCAGGGGTTCAAAAATCTCCATAAAAACCTCGTGATCAACTCCCTGCCTGAGACCCCAGGGGGACTCCTCCACGTTAAATGTGGAGACGGCGCTTTCCATCTGTTTTTCCATATTTTCACCCCCTTCGATACGGCCCTCCGGGACATCAGTGTTCCTGTCCCTTCACGGGTGTCCGGTTATCGTTCCTAGTGAGCTCCCATGGCTATATATATTTTACTTTTTCATGCCAGTAAAACCCGACATTATTAAAATTTTTTGCTAATAATTACGAATATTTTACATATTTTCGGCCAAATTATTGAAAAATTGATAAAACATAATTTAACTTATGTCAAAGTCCCGCCAGCATCTTTACATTAATAAATTCTAAATTTTATATAATTTCAACAATTCGGGGTATGTAATTCGACTTTATTCAAAAAAGGTAAACACCCCCACATCGTTCGTCTCGTCCCCACTGCAGGCATGGCAGGAGT
This window of the Thermococcus thermotolerans genome carries:
- a CDS encoding KamA family radical SAM protein gives rise to the protein MEKQMESAVSTFNVEESPWGLRQGVDHEVFMEIFEPLPEIKEILLTSDTIEDARERLSKFGEELLWKYKNGEFNVDPIDRWLGIEATSVFLNIISEYGEKAAGFSTLEYLWKAARGDKHVLSIITEGFVEEFRHLFKAMAGVSGYSKGWLGPKLEAAGIKFVDFSKIKGRKAALARSDYLDKEWDYIRGYLKKYPSGLDREIIEKRKKQREQLMEYFGITEDEWFDYRWQFSHVLKREKGLETLRELNELGIVKVPEDDLRQVELAVKYRIPWGITPHYLHLWDFQEPYKYDRHVRRQVMPPEWYMDNMIIHREDREYYFDFMGEHDTSPIDLVTRRYVTIAILKAYDTCPQICVYCQRNWEVLEPFMAGSFPGWDKIEKALEWFAEHDSMMDVLITGGDPIALSDKIIDKIMSRLAEMDHVVNIRWGTRILVTVPMRITDSLAEILGSYIEPGKRNVAISTHFETAYEVTPEVAEATYKLRKQGIYIYNQLVYQRNVSRRFENVALRIALKKVGIDPYYTFYPKGKIEQKDYLVPIARVVQERKEEARLLPGQFRPDEPVFNVPRMGKNHLRAWQDRELVGIRPDGSRIYLMHPWEKGISETKLYTYPDVPIKEYLDYLESIGEDPKDYWTIWYYY